The proteins below come from a single Papaver somniferum cultivar HN1 chromosome 11, ASM357369v1, whole genome shotgun sequence genomic window:
- the LOC113323592 gene encoding uncharacterized protein LOC113323592 encodes MSTGKSTEYITRGDFSNFISVDETIQIMIFGRKEINVDSRLGFSKKKKSHRDQANMNQVLCLGFQLNLFLLLILRYQQQYLIFKEEIPSRPRCFWKNKLLRRNWLENWYLHSPEKSAKWTQDLDKGHLVC; translated from the exons ATGTCAACTGGAAAATCAACGGAATATATAACGAGAGGAGATTTCAGTAATTTTATTTCTGTAGACGAGACaattcaaattatgatcttcggcAGGAAAG AGATTAACGTTGATTCACGGTTGGGTTTTTCTAAAAAGAAGAAATCCCATCGAGACCAAGCTAATATGAACCAAGTTTtgtgtttagggtttcaattaaaTCTTTTTCTACTGTTGATTCTTCGTTACCAACAGCAGTATCTGATCTTTAAAGAAGAAATCCCATCGAGACCAAG gtgtttttggaaaaataagcttttgcggcgaaattggctcgaaaattgGTATTTGCATTCACCGGAGAAAAGTGCTAAATGGACCcaagatttggataaggggcacctcgtTTGCTAA